One part of the Arachidicoccus terrestris genome encodes these proteins:
- a CDS encoding RagB/SusD family nutrient uptake outer membrane protein: protein MKKIIFVTIVSIAAVMLYSSCSKSYLNPAPQNTVQQNDSIYTDPKGAAKFLAACYTNLLQWNESSFSWLGLTSITSDDADKGSDPGDLGGDKDQLDAITYSATTGSIAEGWAGNYNGVSNCNQAILNIGLYANLNQGLKERYIGEAKFLRAYYYFNLVRMFGDVPLVDTVLNSEDPADVVKAATRVPEADIYAFIELDLKAAMAVLPTNDQQAASDVGHATKGAAAGLLAKVSLYEKKWQQAFDLSQGIMQGKYGTYGLVSDYSTIWREIGENSKESLFEVQSKIGVPDAGVQQYTAVQGIRAATFKKVGQTGTVSAYSGWGFNVPSEDLDKAYEPGDKRRKATIIHIGDTLFDGVILTSAANPRYNYKAYVSVFDETYDGDGDNTNKNVRLLRMGDIVLINAEAANELGNAGVATASLNLIRHRAGLNPTTASGQDGLRAAIWKERRVELAMECDRFFDLIRQGRAAEVLNALGKKFTKGKNEHFPVPQVEIDATDGKMQQNPGYN from the coding sequence ATGAAAAAAATAATATTTGTAACAATCGTTTCAATTGCAGCGGTTATGCTGTATAGTTCCTGCTCTAAAAGTTATCTCAATCCAGCACCGCAGAATACTGTGCAGCAAAACGACTCTATCTATACCGATCCTAAAGGAGCGGCTAAGTTTCTGGCTGCTTGTTACACGAACCTCCTACAATGGAATGAATCTTCTTTTTCCTGGCTGGGGCTCACTTCCATTACCTCTGATGATGCGGACAAAGGGAGCGATCCGGGCGATCTAGGCGGAGATAAGGATCAACTCGATGCGATTACTTACAGTGCCACAACGGGCAGTATCGCGGAAGGCTGGGCCGGCAATTATAATGGGGTATCCAATTGTAACCAGGCTATCTTAAACATAGGGCTATACGCGAATCTGAACCAGGGGCTTAAGGAGCGTTACATAGGAGAAGCAAAGTTTTTAAGAGCCTATTATTATTTTAACCTGGTACGTATGTTTGGTGATGTACCTTTGGTAGATACCGTGTTGAACTCTGAAGACCCGGCGGATGTAGTGAAGGCCGCAACCCGGGTACCCGAGGCGGATATCTATGCATTTATTGAGCTGGACCTCAAAGCTGCGATGGCTGTGCTTCCAACCAATGATCAGCAGGCGGCGTCGGATGTGGGCCACGCGACCAAAGGTGCAGCGGCTGGCCTTTTGGCCAAAGTGTCTTTATATGAAAAGAAATGGCAACAGGCATTTGATCTCAGTCAAGGCATTATGCAGGGCAAGTATGGCACATACGGTTTAGTGAGTGATTATAGCACGATCTGGAGAGAAATTGGTGAGAATTCGAAAGAGTCCCTGTTCGAAGTACAAAGTAAGATCGGCGTACCGGATGCCGGCGTGCAGCAATACACAGCGGTACAAGGCATTCGTGCTGCAACTTTTAAGAAGGTTGGGCAAACAGGCACGGTTAGCGCTTATTCGGGTTGGGGTTTTAATGTGCCTAGTGAAGATCTGGATAAGGCTTATGAGCCGGGTGATAAAAGGAGGAAGGCCACCATTATTCATATCGGGGATACACTTTTTGATGGGGTGATCCTGACTTCCGCAGCGAATCCCCGCTATAACTACAAGGCTTACGTCAGCGTTTTTGATGAAACCTATGACGGAGACGGCGATAACACCAATAAGAATGTTCGCTTACTCAGAATGGGTGACATCGTTCTGATTAATGCAGAGGCGGCTAATGAACTGGGTAATGCCGGAGTGGCTACAGCTTCTCTTAACCTGATCCGGCACAGAGCCGGACTGAATCCGACGACTGCTTCTGGTCAGGATGGTTTGCGAGCCGCCATATGGAAAGAAAGAAGAGTGGAGTTAGCGATGGAATGTGACCGTTTTTTTGATCTCATCCGTCAGGGACGGGCAGCGGAGGTATTAAATGC